The genome window TTTCAGAAATGAAGAGCTATCTTTTTTCTCGCTCGGTTCTAACACACTGGCAACGATTGTGGGGATTGATACGAAAGCGATTTCAGGAAAATACAATCTTTCAGTGCGTATTGGAGATGAGAACATAATAAAAGAAATAACTGTTTTAAGAAAAGATTTTCCGGTAACAGAGCTTGTTATCACAAGTGAGCTTGAAGCAAAGGGATATACCCCTAGTACTGTGGCATCTGGCATTACTAAAAGAGATGGTCCAAGCATCAACGATGCCACACAAAAACATACATCTATTGCGCACTTTGACGAAGGATTTGGATATCCGCTTGATACCATTACCAATGTTGGAGCTTTTGGCAACATTAGAAAGCAAGGAGATTCGGCAATTCAGCATCTGGGAGTTGATCTGGATGCTCACACCGGGACTCCTGTGTATTCCATCAATAGCGGAATGGTGGTATTTACAGAAACGCTCGTGATATATGGCAACACACTTGTAGTGGACCATGGTCTTGGTATCTATTCACTGTACCTGCATCTTAGTAGCTTTGGTGTAGCAAAAGATGAGATGGTTGCACGAGGTCAGATAGTGGGATATTCGGGCAATAGCGGGTACTCTATAGAGCCACATCTTCACTTTTCAGTAAAAGTAGACGGTGCGCGAGTCGATCCTCTTCGTTTTATAGATACAGTGCGTGATATTTAGCTTTGGCATATATGGTGGAAAATGCACTGGCGAAAAGAAAAATATTTATGTTAGAATAAAGTATATTACTAAGGATATTACTACATAGTATGAGTGCAC of Patescibacteria group bacterium contains these proteins:
- a CDS encoding M23 family metallopeptidase, producing MSRSLSIVVIVLLLVGAIFLFPRNTDIEITNFEECVEAGNPVMLSYPPQCRAGGETFIEDISNDVKEEPEPAPLLFISSLLLEQGDTLLVKVENVSSGVEISGSFRNEELSFFSLGSNTLATIVGIDTKAISGKYNLSVRIGDENIIKEITVLRKDFPVTELVITSELEAKGYTPSTVASGITKRDGPSINDATQKHTSIAHFDEGFGYPLDTITNVGAFGNIRKQGDSAIQHLGVDLDAHTGTPVYSINSGMVVFTETLVIYGNTLVVDHGLGIYSLYLHLSSFGVAKDEMVARGQIVGYSGNSGYSIEPHLHFSVKVDGARVDPLRFIDTVRDI